In a single window of the Osmerus eperlanus chromosome 4, fOsmEpe2.1, whole genome shotgun sequence genome:
- the LOC134018273 gene encoding urotensin-2-like has product MMWNLFVSWTFLLVASGPLLAHPITESAEMPYSGPVSVEDRGAGSPDELSYSEQMYLPQMAPALRYASLLSGEINRDGLRTTGLLPRQMQRDVLLEKSNHLSPFSRFLGIRKQFKKRGGNSECFWKYCV; this is encoded by the exons ATGATGTGGAACCTGTTTGTGTCTTGGACCTTCCTGCTGGTGGCTTCTGGTCCGCTGTTGGCCCATCCCATCACAGAGTCTGCGGAGATGCCCTACTCAGGACCTG TGTCGGTGGAGGATAGAGGGGCTGGTAGTCCAGACGAGCTGTCCTACTCAGAGCAGATGTACCTTCCCCAGATGGCTCCTGCTCTCAGATACGCCTCCCTCTTATCTGGAGAGATCaacagagatg GTCTTAGAACAACTGGACTTCTTCCAAGGCAGATGCAAAGAGAT GTCCTCTTGGAGAAATCCAACCATTTAAGTCCTTTCAGTCGCTTCCTGGGGATTCGAAAACAGTtcaagaagaggggaggaaactCTGAGTGCTTCTGGAAGTACTGTGTTTAA
- the ccdc187 gene encoding coiled-coil domain-containing protein 187 isoform X2, with protein sequence MTELEIDQSHLPRVQEVCQCFAVLEDGALAHNLQEQEIEQYYTTNIQKNQLVQNDIRIAKRLQDEEEEQGAQRRARLSQATRQLEEQDSEYARRIQEEIQRCADEEARRREQEDEEIAKRIQEEEEQRVRQRSSVQESFSEGAGLKPEGACLDMGELQQVLLDEELARRLQEEEERLLRRSPQPTPSPLNSYPEGDFRVAQVAQDEEIARFMQKQEMKSKRQSRELDVLESWRDPRETSHPQDRRPPRERQRERLDSEGLPSPSEDYSPHQQPPSPTSTSLQAFPIRNIAEELDPTFKARRQSKDSLRVGQTMSGSPACQSPPVPHSGRHDFLEEPAFIPPTKRHSDKSGCIKPKEKKNCKQQ encoded by the exons ATGACAGAGCTGGAGATTGATCAGTCCCACCTGCCTCGTGTACAGGAAG TGTGCCAGTGTTTTGCAGTGCTGGAGGACGGCGCCTTGGCACACAACTTGCAGGAGCAGGAGA TTGAGCAATACTACACCACCAACATCCAGAAGAACCAGCTGGTGCAGAATGACATCCGCATCGCTAAGAGActccaggacgaggaggaggagcagggagctcAGCGGAGAGCCCGGCTCAGCCAGGCAACGAGACAact tgagGAGCAGGACTCTGAGTACGCCCGTAGGATCCAGGAGGAGATCCAGAGGTGTGCTGACGAGGAGGCCcgcaggagggagcaggaggacgaG GAAATAGCTAAACGgatccaggaagaggaggagcaaagAGTGAGGCAAAGGAGCAGTGTGCAGGAGAGCTTTAGTGAAG GGGCGGGGCTGAAGCCTGAGGGGGCGTGCCTGGATATGGGGGAGCTGCAGCAGGTGCTGTTGGATGAGGAGCTGGCCCGCAGgctgcaggaagaggaggagagactccTCCGGAGG AGTCCCCAGCCTACACCCTCTCCACTTAACTCTTACCCAGAAGGAGACTTCAGAGTTGCACAAGTGGCTCAGGATGAG GAAATTGCCCGCTTCATGCAGAAGCAGGAAATGAAATCTAAGCGCCAGTCGCGTGAGCTGGATGTCCTGGAGTCATGGCGTGATCCCAGAGAAACGTCCCACCCCCAGGACAGGAGACCacccagggagagacag agagagagactggactcTGAGGGTCTTCCTTCTCCCAGTGAGGACTACTCCCCACACcagcagcctcccagccccacctctACCAGCCT ACAAGCCTTTCCAATCCGAAATATTGCTGAGGAACTGGACCCGACCTTCAAGGCCAGGAGGCAGAGCAAGGACAGCCTCCGAGTGGGACAGACCATGTCAG GCTCCCCAGCCTGTCAGTCACCTCCCGTCCCTCACTCCGGTCGACACGACTTCCTGGAGGAGCCTGCCTTCATCCCGCCCACCAAGCGGCACAGTGACAAATCAGGATGCATTAAACCCAAAGAAAAGAAGAACTGCAAGCAGCAGTGA
- the ccdc187 gene encoding coiled-coil domain-containing protein 187 isoform X3, with protein sequence MTELEIDQSHLPRVQEVLEDGALAHNLQEQEIEQYYTTNIQKNQLVQNDIRIAKRLQDEEEEQGAQRRARLSQATRQLEEQDSEYARRIQEEIQRCADEEARRREQEDEEIAKRIQEEEEQRVRQRSSVQESFSEGAGLKPEGACLDMGELQQVLLDEELARRLQEEEERLLRRSPQPTPSPLNSYPEGDFRVAQVAQDEEIARFMQKQEMKSKRQSRELDVLESWRDPRETSHPQDRRPPRERQRERLDSEGLPSPSEDYSPHQQPPSPTSTSLQAFPIRNIAEELDPTFKARRQSKDSLRVGQTMSGSPACQSPPVPHSGRHDFLEEPAFIPPTKRHSDKSGCIKPKEKKNCKQQ encoded by the exons ATGACAGAGCTGGAGATTGATCAGTCCCACCTGCCTCGTGTACAGGAAG TGCTGGAGGACGGCGCCTTGGCACACAACTTGCAGGAGCAGGAGA TTGAGCAATACTACACCACCAACATCCAGAAGAACCAGCTGGTGCAGAATGACATCCGCATCGCTAAGAGActccaggacgaggaggaggagcagggagctcAGCGGAGAGCCCGGCTCAGCCAGGCAACGAGACAact tgagGAGCAGGACTCTGAGTACGCCCGTAGGATCCAGGAGGAGATCCAGAGGTGTGCTGACGAGGAGGCCcgcaggagggagcaggaggacgaG GAAATAGCTAAACGgatccaggaagaggaggagcaaagAGTGAGGCAAAGGAGCAGTGTGCAGGAGAGCTTTAGTGAAG GGGCGGGGCTGAAGCCTGAGGGGGCGTGCCTGGATATGGGGGAGCTGCAGCAGGTGCTGTTGGATGAGGAGCTGGCCCGCAGgctgcaggaagaggaggagagactccTCCGGAGG AGTCCCCAGCCTACACCCTCTCCACTTAACTCTTACCCAGAAGGAGACTTCAGAGTTGCACAAGTGGCTCAGGATGAG GAAATTGCCCGCTTCATGCAGAAGCAGGAAATGAAATCTAAGCGCCAGTCGCGTGAGCTGGATGTCCTGGAGTCATGGCGTGATCCCAGAGAAACGTCCCACCCCCAGGACAGGAGACCacccagggagagacag agagagagactggactcTGAGGGTCTTCCTTCTCCCAGTGAGGACTACTCCCCACACcagcagcctcccagccccacctctACCAGCCT ACAAGCCTTTCCAATCCGAAATATTGCTGAGGAACTGGACCCGACCTTCAAGGCCAGGAGGCAGAGCAAGGACAGCCTCCGAGTGGGACAGACCATGTCAG GCTCCCCAGCCTGTCAGTCACCTCCCGTCCCTCACTCCGGTCGACACGACTTCCTGGAGGAGCCTGCCTTCATCCCGCCCACCAAGCGGCACAGTGACAAATCAGGATGCATTAAACCCAAAGAAAAGAAGAACTGCAAGCAGCAGTGA
- the ccdc187 gene encoding coiled-coil domain-containing protein 187 isoform X1 → MDGGIERERDRGRSWTYREGSDRHVHFQDQSKRCHSYHGDRSSGVWEMLGQVLRERGVAVRFQSGSLQVRGQARDSLVLDGSDVSYSDTQSQQRAFQRATPSRRSYHGDGRERRKPPHRGERDRGSGGDPSRDHDDTPREEHCGPEFWEEEQSRGGIKERSGSQRRRRDGARSGRPEERLQGRRTLNEHRVRRSVSERWHGHKEEEAYCSEEEQERREERPRSLAQRSQSFCSRGASTRARARRGGAGAGLKPEGACLDMGELQQVLLDEELARRLQEEEERLLRRSPQPTPSPLNSYPEGDFRVAQVAQDEEIARFMQKQEMKSKRQSRELDVLESWRDPRETSHPQDRRPPRERQRERLDSEGLPSPSEDYSPHQQPPSPTSTSLQAFPIRNIAEELDPTFKARRQSKDSLRVGQTMSGSPACQSPPVPHSGRHDFLEEPAFIPPTKRHSDKSGCIKPKEKKNCKQQ, encoded by the exons ATGGATGGAGGcattgaaagggagagagaccgagggaggAGCTGGACCTACAGAGAGGGATCAGACAGACATGTCCACTTTCAGGATCAGTCTAAGCGCTGCCACAGTTACCACGGCGACCGCAGCAGCGGAGTGTGGGAGATGCTCGGACAggtgctgagagagaggggcgttGCTGTAAGATTCCAGAGTGGGTCActgcaggtcagaggtcaggcaaGGGACAGCCTGGTGCTGGATGGGAGTGATGTCTCATATAGTGACACCCAATCACAACAGAGGGCTTTCCAGAGGGCCACACCCAGCAGGCGCAGTTACCATGGTGATGGAAGGGAAAGGAGAAAACCGCcacacaggggggagagagacagaggttctGGAGGAGACCCTTCCAGGGACCATGACGACACTCCGAGAGAGGAGCATTGTGGGCCAGAGTTCTGGGAGGAAGAGCAGAGTCGCGGCGGGATCAAAGAGAGAAGCGgaagccagaggaggaggagagacggggcCCGCTCAGGGAGGCCAGAGGAGAGGCTGCAGGGCAGGCGGACCCTGAACGAGCACAGAGTCAGGAGAAGTGTGAGTGAACGCTGGCATGggcacaaggaggaggaggcgtactgctcagaggaggagcaggagaggagggaggagaggccacGGAGCCTCGCGCAGCGCAGCCaaagcttctgcagccgaggcgCCTCAACCAGGGCTAGGGCCAGGCGTGGAGGAGCAG GGGCGGGGCTGAAGCCTGAGGGGGCGTGCCTGGATATGGGGGAGCTGCAGCAGGTGCTGTTGGATGAGGAGCTGGCCCGCAGgctgcaggaagaggaggagagactccTCCGGAGG AGTCCCCAGCCTACACCCTCTCCACTTAACTCTTACCCAGAAGGAGACTTCAGAGTTGCACAAGTGGCTCAGGATGAG GAAATTGCCCGCTTCATGCAGAAGCAGGAAATGAAATCTAAGCGCCAGTCGCGTGAGCTGGATGTCCTGGAGTCATGGCGTGATCCCAGAGAAACGTCCCACCCCCAGGACAGGAGACCacccagggagagacag agagagagactggactcTGAGGGTCTTCCTTCTCCCAGTGAGGACTACTCCCCACACcagcagcctcccagccccacctctACCAGCCT ACAAGCCTTTCCAATCCGAAATATTGCTGAGGAACTGGACCCGACCTTCAAGGCCAGGAGGCAGAGCAAGGACAGCCTCCGAGTGGGACAGACCATGTCAG GCTCCCCAGCCTGTCAGTCACCTCCCGTCCCTCACTCCGGTCGACACGACTTCCTGGAGGAGCCTGCCTTCATCCCGCCCACCAAGCGGCACAGTGACAAATCAGGATGCATTAAACCCAAAGAAAAGAAGAACTGCAAGCAGCAGTGA
- the tnfrsf9a gene encoding tumor necrosis factor receptor superfamily member 9a, whose amino-acid sequence MMGVIYSPALNPVRAMYLLILTGCLALLPPGCINAEEIAIGCIQWVPNGSADVCCVNCKPGNRLVSRCGQDPKKLCTPCEEGTYTEDPLKFSCKRCTKCTGAFILKKSCTTTKDTECDCRAGYKCGDERCTFCVNECGKGEEPTNQRSCQKCPQGTFNDQIHQKCKPWTTRCPHPNQHIVASGDAVNDNKCSTSERNHSAPVVVTLPSRNTGISFVPESRDNTGWVVAVTCAGFLVIVISIISSIMLYKLVRKKLPPKTPNPFGPIIRNPTTDEPQTLVSCSCHQPQQEQGSSTESLTSQESKAPLLNEIRLDQTA is encoded by the exons ATGATGGGTGTGATCTACAGCCCTGCTCTGAACCCTGTGAGAGCTATGTATCTACTCATCTTGACTGGGTGTCTCGCTCTGCTCCCACCTGGCTGTATCAATGCTGAAGAGATAGCAATAGGCTGTATACAATGGGTGCCCAATGGATCTGCAGATGTCTGCTGTGTTAACTGCAAACCAG GGAACCGTTTAGTTAGCCGCTGTGGTCAAGATCCCAAAAAACTGTGTACTCCTTGTGAGGAAGGCACCTACACAGAAGACCCTTTAAAGTTTTCCTGTAAACGATGTACCAAGTGTACAG gtgccTTTATTCTTAAAAAAAGTTGTACAACCACCAAGGACACTGAGTGTGACTGCAGAGCGGGGTACAAATGTGGTGATGAGCGCTGCACCTTCTGTGTCAACGAGTGTGGCAAGGGCGAAGAGCCTACCAATCAAC GATCGTGCCAAAAGTGTCCTCAAGGGACATTCAATGACCAAATACACCAGAAGTGCAAACCTTGGACAACCCG CTGCCCCCATCCAAACCAACACATTGTTGCTAGCGGGGATGCAGTCAATGACAATAAGTGCAGCACCAGTGAAAGGAACCACTCAGCCCCTGTGGTGGTCACCTTGCCTTCAAGAAACACAGGAATCAGCTTTGTTCCAGAAAGCAGAG ATAACACAGGATGGGTTGTAGCAGTCACCTGCGCTGGGTTTCTGGTCATCGTCATCAGCATCATCAGCAGCATCATGTTATACAAACTTGTTCGAAAGAAACTACCCCCCAAGACCCCTAATCCATTCGGACCCATAATTCGGAATCCCACTACAG ATGAGCCCCAGACCCTGGTATCATGCAGCTGCCATCAGCCTCAGCAAGAGCAGGGAAGCAGCACCGAGTCTCTGACCTCCCAGGAGTCCAAAGCCCCACTCTTGAATGAGATCAGACTGGATCAGACTGCCTAA